In Exiguobacterium sp. 9-2, the genomic window TTAATGCCATCAATCCGGGTCCGACTGACTCGACTTGGATGGATGAAGCAACACGGACAGCGCTTAAACCTAGTTTTCCATTTGGGCGAATCGGTGCGCCGGAAGATGTTGCACGATTGATTCAATTCCTCGTTAGTCCAGACGGTGGCTGGGTGACCGGACAAGTCATTCATTCCGAAGGCGGATTCGAACGCTAAACGTGTAGCATGCAAAAACATCCCTCTGACGTCAAAATCAGAAGGATGTTTTTCATTATCGAAAGACCGGACCCATTTCCGTCAAAAAATCGTTCCAGGCGACTTGATGCAAGTCGCTATAGAGTTCTGGCATCTGGTCTCTTTCAAAAAAGGCAATGTCCAATGATTCATTGGAGTCGATCGTTAACTGTCCTCCATTGACTTGGCAAACAAAAAAATGAACGATTGGTTGGGCGACATCCCCATTCGGATAAATCTCTTCGTACTGCGAATAAACACCACTCAAACGTTCAATCGCGACATGAATTCCGGTCTCTTCAAAAATCTCACGCTTGGCTGCTTCGACAATCGACTCTCCGAGTTCCAGTGCGCCGCCGGGAAAGCCCCACGCTTGTTGCTCCCGCCGTTTTTGTAGAAGAATGCGTCCCTCTTCGTCGAAGACGATGCCACCTGCAAAGTTCAACATCACTTTTTCCTGACCGACCTTACTGCGGAGAAAACGTATATAGTCCATCTGTCGCCCCTTGAAGTTTGACTTGCTTCACCCAGACAATCAGTTGTTCGATCATCGCCTCCGTCACAGTATGATTCACACCCGGAAAAACACATAATTCAGTCGTTTGCGTCATACCTGCTTGAACTGCTGTTACGTGATAGTACTGCTGGATTGATAGTGGAATAATGTCATCAGCATCCCCGTGCAGGAGCAAACGCGGACGCTCATCCATCACATCGATCGGATCGATCTTCCATGGTACATCTGTTTCTTTGATAGCAGGTCGTCCGTCGCGCGTGCGGAATTGATGCTCCGCTTCAAGAAAGGCACCGCCCCCATTGATCGCAATGAGAGCTTTAATCGGCAAATGCGCCATGATTCCGTGGGCAATGAACCCACCCATCGAGACGCCGATCGCGATCACATCTGAAACATGCCAACCTGATTGTTCGATGATAGCTATCGCTTCCTTGATCGATTGTTCAACGACCGTCCAAAAATAGGTCGTCGATACTTCTGGATCAAACGGATGATCAAACGGTTCACGTTGATCGTGTCGAATAAGTTCCGGGATAAAGACATCGAACCCTTCTTCAGATAATTGTCGTGCAAACTCTAGA contains:
- a CDS encoding alpha/beta fold hydrolase, which translates into the protein MKLDFHVHSVRSSHPTGAILLYHGWGGTAVSYLEFARQLSEEGFDVFIPELIRHDQREPFDHPFDPEVSTTYFWTVVEQSIKEAIAIIEQSGWHVSDVIAIGVSMGGFIAHGIMAHLPIKALIAINGGGAFLEAEHQFRTRDGRPAIKETDVPWKIDPIDVMDERPRLLLHGDADDIIPLSIQQYYHVTAVQAGMTQTTELCVFPGVNHTVTEAMIEQLIVWVKQVKLQGATDGLYTFSPQ
- a CDS encoding NUDIX hydrolase gives rise to the protein MDYIRFLRSKVGQEKVMLNFAGGIVFDEEGRILLQKRREQQAWGFPGGALELGESIVEAAKREIFEETGIHVAIERLSGVYSQYEEIYPNGDVAQPIVHFFVCQVNGGQLTIDSNESLDIAFFERDQMPELYSDLHQVAWNDFLTEMGPVFR